The Egibacteraceae bacterium genome has a window encoding:
- a CDS encoding CPBP family intramembrane glutamic endopeptidase has translation MKFLVGAGSFLAVYNNATNLLGLPDAAYVPVNLATAGLLVAAARRNGYGWDTLGLSRAGVAPGLRWGGAGAGVVALGLGAALAWPPAAPLLADERVAGLSLGGLLFRVGVRIPFGTVLFEELAFRGVMLGAWARERSVPAAVAGTSVLFGLWHIGPTIVLLAENDVALTAAGRAAAVGGGVALTTAAGALFALLRLRTGGIVAPALVHLATNALGTLAAYWAQRV, from the coding sequence GTGAAGTTCCTCGTCGGGGCCGGATCATTCCTCGCGGTCTACAACAACGCGACGAACCTCCTCGGCCTGCCCGACGCGGCGTACGTCCCCGTGAACCTCGCGACCGCTGGCCTGCTCGTCGCCGCGGCGCGCCGCAACGGCTACGGATGGGACACGCTCGGGCTGTCGAGGGCCGGGGTCGCACCGGGGCTGCGCTGGGGCGGGGCCGGCGCCGGCGTCGTCGCGCTCGGCCTCGGTGCCGCGCTCGCCTGGCCGCCCGCGGCACCCCTTCTCGCCGACGAGCGGGTCGCCGGGCTGTCCCTCGGCGGGCTGCTCTTCCGCGTCGGTGTGCGCATCCCGTTCGGCACCGTGCTGTTCGAGGAGCTCGCCTTCCGCGGGGTGATGCTCGGCGCGTGGGCGCGCGAGCGGTCGGTCCCGGCGGCCGTGGCCGGCACGAGCGTGCTCTTCGGTCTCTGGCACATCGGCCCGACGATCGTTCTGCTCGCCGAGAACGACGTCGCGCTCACGGCCGCCGGCCGTGCGGCGGCGGTAGGCGGCGGGGTTGCGCTCACGACCGCCGCCGGCGCGCTCTTCGCGCTCCTGCGGCTGCGCACTGGGGGGATCGTGGCCCCCGCACTCGTGCACCTGGCCACGAACGCCCTCGGCACGCTCGCCGCGTATTGGGCGCAGCGGGTGTGA
- a CDS encoding NAD(P)/FAD-dependent oxidoreductase yields MYDAIVIGGGSAGLAATTWLARYRRRVLLVDGGEPRNRWVDESHGYLGSDPMNPNTLLERARHDLAAYSTVEMLEGKASSAAAEPRGGFAVEVDGKCHLGGRLVLATGVVDAFPDVDGFFTHYGADVFHCPTCDGYQAQDLPVVAFGWDPAVAGFALELLDWAKSVTVVTNGQPFEGNGPERDALTRHGVELVEDKADALLGARGELEGVRLRSGSELECRLAFFSIAHHPVTGLAEQLGCALDGDGYVVVDEQGETSVPGVYAAGDLTPGMQLVQVAAAKGALAGTSCALSLRGEEGAPDNRPPGPDVEQELHGG; encoded by the coding sequence ATGTATGACGCGATCGTGATCGGTGGCGGCTCCGCGGGCCTGGCGGCCACCACCTGGCTGGCCCGCTACCGCCGGCGGGTGCTCCTCGTCGACGGCGGCGAGCCACGCAACCGCTGGGTCGACGAGTCGCACGGCTACCTCGGCTCCGACCCCATGAACCCCAACACCCTGCTCGAGCGGGCGCGCCACGATCTCGCCGCCTACTCGACGGTGGAGATGCTCGAGGGCAAGGCGAGCAGCGCGGCAGCCGAGCCGCGGGGGGGCTTCGCGGTGGAGGTCGACGGCAAGTGTCACCTCGGTGGGCGTCTCGTGCTCGCCACCGGCGTGGTCGACGCCTTCCCCGACGTCGACGGGTTCTTCACGCACTACGGCGCCGACGTCTTCCACTGCCCCACCTGCGACGGCTACCAGGCGCAGGACCTCCCGGTCGTGGCGTTCGGCTGGGACCCCGCGGTCGCGGGATTCGCCCTCGAGCTGCTGGACTGGGCGAAGTCGGTCACGGTCGTGACGAACGGGCAGCCGTTCGAGGGTAACGGACCGGAGCGGGACGCTCTCACGCGCCACGGCGTCGAGCTCGTCGAGGACAAGGCCGACGCGCTGCTCGGCGCCCGCGGGGAGCTGGAGGGGGTGCGCCTGCGCTCCGGCAGCGAGCTGGAGTGCCGGCTCGCGTTCTTCTCCATCGCCCACCATCCGGTGACGGGGCTCGCGGAGCAGCTCGGGTGCGCCCTCGACGGCGACGGCTACGTCGTCGTCGACGAGCAGGGGGAGACGAGCGTGCCGGGGGTCTACGCCGCAGGTGACCTGACGCCCGGGATGCAGCTCGTGCAGGTGGCCGCGGCGAAGGGAGCCCTCGCCGGCACGAGCTGTGCGCTCTCGCTGCGGGGCGAGGAGGGGGCGCCCGACAACCGCCCACCGGGACCCGACGTCGAGCAGGAGCTGCACGGCGGGTGA
- the smpB gene encoding SsrA-binding protein SmpB codes for MAKKTGPDTIVTNRRARFDYDITETLEAGLVLTGTEVKSLRAGKASIAEAFATVRGGEGWLVQAHIPEYDFGNRHNHDPTRRRKLLLHRSEIDRCEKFTQEQGRTLVPLRLYWKNGRAKLLIGLGKGRARHDKRATIAKRDADRDIQRALRERQKA; via the coding sequence ATGGCGAAGAAGACGGGCCCCGACACCATCGTCACGAACCGCCGCGCGCGCTTCGACTACGACATCACCGAGACCCTCGAGGCGGGCCTCGTCCTTACCGGCACCGAGGTGAAGTCGCTGCGCGCGGGCAAGGCGTCGATCGCCGAGGCGTTCGCCACCGTCCGGGGCGGCGAGGGCTGGCTCGTGCAGGCCCACATCCCCGAGTACGACTTCGGCAACCGCCACAACCACGACCCGACCCGCCGGCGCAAGCTCCTGCTCCACCGCAGTGAGATCGACCGCTGCGAGAAGTTCACCCAGGAGCAGGGCCGCACCCTCGTGCCCTTGCGGCTCTACTGGAAGAACGGCCGGGCAAAGCTGCTCATCGGCCTCGGCAAGGGCAGGGCCCGCCACGACAAGCGCGCCACCATCGCCAAGCGCGACGCCGACCGGGACATCCAGCGGGCGCTGCGGGAGCGGCAGAAGGCGTAG
- a CDS encoding S41 family peptidase: MRNRLLALALLVVLMGGLVTVSYHLGAESGGAPDRAAGQPTGLPPDFSALADLYERITSEAVDPPTHEELLEGAIQGMLERLEDPYAVYYDAAEFTSFSELLDGKFSGVGVMVEETPEGVTIVNVIAGAPAEAAGLEVGERIVAVDGEDLRAAPLRAVVQRVQGEEGTTVLLGLEGGSQGPREVAVIRAQIDRPVLEVERLDDGVAHVRLLQFTEGVGARVREAVERHRAEGGRGVVLDLRGNPGGLLREAVAVASVFIEGGTIVSVQERGRDRQTFEATGGALTDVPLVVLVDASSASASEIVAGAVQDLGRGPVVGTPTFGKGTVQTVRPLRDGSGVKFTTAEYFTSSGDSIEGTGIAPDRVVAEVENQLAAAQEALRAELVGAARS; this comes from the coding sequence ATGCGTAACCGTCTGCTCGCACTCGCCCTGCTGGTCGTGCTCATGGGCGGGCTCGTCACCGTCTCCTACCACCTCGGGGCCGAGTCCGGCGGGGCACCGGACCGCGCGGCGGGGCAGCCCACGGGCCTTCCGCCCGACTTCTCGGCGCTCGCCGACCTCTACGAACGCATCACGAGCGAGGCGGTCGACCCCCCGACCCACGAGGAGCTTCTCGAGGGCGCCATCCAAGGCATGCTCGAACGCCTCGAGGACCCCTACGCCGTCTACTACGACGCCGCGGAGTTCACGAGCTTCTCCGAGCTGCTCGACGGGAAGTTCTCGGGCGTGGGGGTCATGGTCGAGGAGACCCCGGAGGGCGTCACGATCGTCAACGTGATCGCCGGCGCCCCGGCGGAGGCGGCCGGCCTGGAGGTCGGGGAGCGCATCGTAGCGGTCGACGGGGAGGACCTGCGCGCTGCCCCCCTGCGGGCGGTCGTGCAGCGGGTGCAGGGCGAGGAGGGCACGACGGTCCTCCTCGGGCTCGAGGGCGGGTCGCAAGGCCCCCGGGAGGTGGCCGTCATCCGCGCCCAGATCGACCGGCCGGTGCTCGAGGTCGAGCGGCTCGACGACGGGGTCGCCCACGTGCGCCTCCTCCAGTTCACCGAGGGCGTGGGAGCCCGCGTGCGCGAGGCGGTCGAGCGCCATAGGGCGGAGGGGGGTCGAGGGGTTGTGCTCGACCTGCGGGGCAACCCGGGTGGCCTGCTGCGCGAGGCGGTCGCCGTGGCGAGCGTCTTCATCGAGGGAGGGACGATCGTGAGCGTCCAGGAGCGCGGCCGGGACCGCCAGACGTTCGAGGCGACGGGCGGGGCGCTGACCGACGTGCCGCTCGTCGTGCTCGTCGACGCGTCGTCGGCGAGCGCGAGCGAGATCGTCGCCGGGGCCGTGCAGGACCTCGGCCGCGGGCCCGTCGTCGGGACTCCGACGTTCGGCAAGGGCACGGTCCAGACCGTCCGGCCCCTGCGCGACGGGTCGGGGGTGAAGTTCACCACCGCCGAGTACTTCACGTCGTCGGGCGACTCCATCGAGGGCACCGGCATCGCCCCCGACCGGGTAGTGGCCGAGGTCGAGAACCAGCTCGCCGCCGCGCAGGAGGCGCTGCGCGCCGAGCTCGTCGGCGCGGCGCGCTCGTAG